The genomic segment GGCTCGCTGGCCGAGTTCGTGGCGGCACGCGGCCTGCAGATGCAGATCGGCGTGAATATCGGTATCGCCATCTATCCGCGCGATGCCAACACATCCGAGTCGCTGATGCAGGCGGCCCGCGTGAGCCTGAGCGAGGCCCGCGAAAGCGGCTCCAACCAGGTGCGCCTGTTCAACAGCGCGGCCGGCGAAAGAGCGCGCCGCACCCGCGTGATCCGGCGCGACCTCTGGACAGCGATCCAGGACGACGTGCTGTCGCTGCAGTTCCAGCCCAAGTTCGATGCCCGGCGGCGCATCCTGGTCGGCGCCGAGGCGCTTTGCCGCTGGCGCCACCCGGCGCTGGGCCAGGTCAGCCCGGCCGAGTTCATTGCCGTGGCCGAGCAGTCGAGCCAGATCGACAAGCTGGACGACTGGGTCATCGCGAGCGTATGCCGGTATGTGCGGCAGTGGCAGGACGCCGGGCTGCCGCTGGTGCCGGTGGCCATCAATGTATCGGGCCTGCGCTTTGCCAGCCGCAACTTTCCGCAATACCTGCTCGAGCAGATTCACCAGCACGACATCCCTCCCTCGGCGATCACGCTCGAAATTACCGAGACCGCGGCCATGAAGGACATCGGCAAGTCCCTCGAAACGCTGGCCGAGCTGCAATCGCTCGGCATCCAGGTGGCGCTGGATGACTTCGGCAGCGGCTATTCCAGCCTTGGCTACCTGAAGCGGCTGCGCGTGGGCACGCTGAAGATCGACCGGACGCTGATCGGTGGCCTCGATGCCGACACGCAGGGCCGCGCCATCGTCGGTTCCATGGTGGCATTGGCCCACGAACTGCGCATGAAAGTGGTGGCCGAAGGCGTGGAGTCATTGTCGCAGCTCGACATCCTCAACGAGATGGGCTGCGACGAGGTGCAGGGCTTCCTGCTGTCGCTGCCGCTGGACGCGGCGGGATTCGGCGAGGCGCTCGAACAGAAGGCCGCAGCCAAGGAAGTGCTCGCGGTACGGTGAGGCGCGGCGCTGCACCGGCTGCCTTCTTTTTTGGTTCTTCGCCGGAATGCGTGGAATGGGGGATGATGGGGTTGTCGCTCTTGGCATGCGCCGCTGTCTTGCCGGCGTCGCCGGCGAAACAGCGGCGCCCGCCAAGCACGACAACCCCATCCCCACCCATTCCACGCAATCCGACGAAGGCCCCCTTTCTTCTCAAGCCCGCACGCCAGCCTGCCGATAACCACATCGGCAGGCTGCCATCGCCGGGATGGCGATCGATAGCAGTCCGCGCCGGCCTGTCCGCCGCCGGTTGCGCCATGCCCCTGTCGGATCCAGCCGCCATGCGCTTTCGGAGTCGCCATGCCTCCCAGGTCAGTCCCCAGCATCCTCGTCGTCGACGATTCGCCGTCCCTGCGCCGCATGATTGCTGCATGCCTGCGCGCCGGCGGCTATGAGGTGACCGAGGCTGCCGATGGCGACCAGGCGCAGGCGCTGGCCATGGAGGCCAGCTTCGACATGCTGCTGACCGACCAGATCATGCCGGGCATGGACGGATTAACGCTGATCCGCAACCTGCGCGCCACCGAGCGCTATGCGGGTATTCCCATCCTGATGCTGACTACCGAAGCCGACGAGCGCATCCGCGTGCAGGCACGCGACGCCGGGGCTTCCGGCTTCCTGCCCAAGCCGTTCGATCCCGAGCAGCTGATGGCCGCGGTGGCTGCGCTGGGCAGCTGAATGGCAATCCCCTACTAACGAAGGGGGCGGATTGTCTCGCGTAGCCCTTCAGGCTCTCGCCGGGCTGCCGTAAATAACGGGGGACAAAGTGAAAGTCCCCGTGCCGCTGCCGCCTGCATGCTGTCGGCGGGCACGAGTAACCAGCAGCCAAGCGGGGGGCAAGCAAGGATGAAGCATATCGACAAGGTGGAAGGCGCCGGCGAAGAATTCCTGACATTCACGCTCGGCCGCGAGGAATACGGCGTAGACATCCTGAAGGTCCAGGAGATCCGTGGCTACGAGTCCGTCACGCAGATTGCCAATGCGCCCGACTACATCAAGGGCGTGATCAACCTGCGCGGCAAGATCGTGCCGATCATCGACCTGCGCATCAAGTTCCGCCAGGACAAGGTCAGCTACGACCAGTACACCGTCGTGATCATCGTCGACCTCAGCGATCGCACGACCGGCATCGTAGTCGACGGCGTGTCCGACGTGCTGACGCTCTCCCCCGACCAGATCAGGCCCACGCCGCATTTCACGAGCGAGCTTGCGACCGACTATATCCGCGGGCTGGGCTCGGTCGACCAGCGCATGCTGATCCTGGTGAACATCGAGAAGCTCCTCAACACGGAAGAGCTCGCCGCGCTCGAAACGCTGTCCTGAGCAAGCCCCGAAGTCTTGCTTGCACCGGCCGCGGGCGCCTGGCCCGCCAGGCCCGGCCAGCGTTACCGGCACCCACCCGGTGCAGTCGCCCCCAAACCGCTTTGAGTTATGCCGCAGTCGCGGCAGTAGTGCCCGAAGCAAGCCGTTATTGTCATTCATGCGAAACAACCAACCCGTCACGCAAAACGAATACAAGCTTTCTCCCGACGATTACCTGATTTCGCGTACCGACCTGAAGGGCCGTATCACCTTTGCCAACCGCACGTTCGTCGAGGCGAGCGGCTTCAGCGCGCAGGAACTGATGGGCGCGCCGCACAACCTGGTACGACATCCCGACATGCCGCCGGAGGCGTTTGCCGACCTCTGGCAGAACATCCAGGCCGGCCGCTCGTGGGTGGGCGTGGTCAAGAACCGGCGCAAGAATGGCGATTACTACTGGGTCAGTGCGACGGTAACGCCAACCCATGTCGATGGCCGGCTGATGGGCTACACCTCGGTGCGCTCGATGGCGACGCCCGAGCAGATCAAGGCCGCGAGCGCCGCCTATGCAAGCTTTCGCGAAGGGCGCGCGCACGGCCTGGCCATTCGCGAGGGCGCCGTGGTGCGCACCGGCCTGGCCGGCCTTTTCGGCCGCCTCACGCGCCTGAACCTGCGCCGGCGCATCCTGTGGTCGCAGGCCGGCGGCCTGGTCTGGTTCCTGGCCGCGCTGCTGGCTGCCGAGGCTTTTGGCGGCGCCGCCGTCGCATCCGTGCGCCCATGGCTGTGGGGCGGCTTCGCACTGGCCGTGGCCACTGCCTTTGTCACCGGCACGATGCTGCTGTCGCGCGTGCATCGTCCTGTGAGCGAGATGCTCGATTTTGCGCTGCGCATGGGCGCGGGCGACCTCACGACCAGTTTCGAACACCGCGCGGGCGACGAGGTCGGCGCGCTCGCGCAGGCCATGCAGACCATGCAGCGCAGCCTGCTGTCGGTCGTGCACGAGATCCAGGAAGGCATGGCCAGTATTTCGACAGCGACCCGTCAGGTGGCCGCGGGCAACAACGACCTGTCGCAGCGCACGGAGCAGCAGGCGGCATCGCTGGAAGAAACGGCGTCGAGCATGGAAGAGCTGACCAGCACCGTGCGCCAGAACGCGGACAACGCGCGGCAGGCGAGCGGCCTGGCGGCGAACGCATCGGAGACGGCGGTGCGCGGCGGCGAGGTGGTCGGGCGCGTGGTGCACACGATGGAAGAGATCAACGAAGCGTCGCGCAAGATCGTCGACATCATCGGCGTGATCGAAGGCATTGCGTTCCAGACCAACATCCTGGCGCTGAACGCGGCGGTGGAAGCCGCGCGGGCAGGCGAGCAGGGCCGCGGCTTTGCGGTGGTGGCGGGCGAGGTGCGCAGCCTGGCGCAGCGCAGCGCGAACGCGGCCAAGGAGATCAAGGGCCTGATCGGCGACACGGTGGCGCGCGTGGACAACGGCACGGCGCTGGTGGGCCAGGCCGGGACGACGATGGACGAGATCGTGCAGGCAGTGAAGCGCGTGACGGACATCATGGGCGAGATCAGCGCGGCGTCGGCGGAGCAGAGCTCGGGCATCGAGCAGGTGAACCAGGCGGTAGCGCAGATGGACGAGGTGACGCAGCAGAACGCGGCACTGGTGGAACAGGCCGCGGCCGCGGCCGGCGCGCTCGAAGAGCAGGCCGGGCGCCTGCGCGACGCTGTGGCTACGTTCCGCGTCAGCATGCAGGCAGAGGTGCGTCCGCAACGGCCGCGGCGCACCGACAAAGCGCAGGCGCCCAACCTGGCGCAGGCGTGAGATTGGCAGGACGCCCTGGCCGTGGCGGATCGCGCGCCGACGGGACGGGACGTACCCGGATCATTTCATATAAGGGGGTTCTATGCATTGGTTCAATCAGCTACGGGTGACGACCAGGTTGGTAGGGGGATTCTTGGCGGTTTCCGTGATCGGTGCCGTCATGGGCCTGCTTGGTGTTATCAATATGGGCCGCATGGCCGAGTGGACCGACAAGATCTACAACAACGACCTCCAGGCGTTGAAGGCGGTGCAGGATGCCAATATCAACCTGGTCTACGCCAGCCGTGCGCAGATCGCGCTGCTGTCGGCCTCTACCATGGGCGAGCGCTCTATGGAGAAGGAGCAGATCGTCAAGTCGCTTGGTCTGATGGACGAGCGAATCAAGCAAGTGGCCAGTAGTGTCACGCTGTCCAAAGGCAAGGCACTGCTCCAACAGTACGAAGCGCTGTCGCCCGCTTTCCACCAACGCATGAGCAAGTACGTGGAACTGGTCAGCAAGCAGCCGCTCGATACCTCGCAGTTCGAAAGCACCGTGTTCTCCGAAAGCGCCGAACTGCTCAAGGACAGCCGCGCGCTGGAAGACATCATGGCGCAGATGGTCAAGCGTCGGGATGAGCGCGCTCGCGGCAATATGGAGGAAGCGCACAGCGTCTACGCGAGCACTCGCCTCTGGATGCTGGCCCTGGTGCTGGGCGGGCTGGCCGTGTCGGTGGTATTCGGGCTGTTTCTTGCGCGCGCGCTGTCGCGCCAGCTTGGCGGCGAACCGGGCTATGCCGTGGATATTGCCAAGCGCATTGCCGACGGCGACTTCTCGGCCGAGGTGAAGACGCGTGCCGGTGACCGCGACAGCCTGGTCCATGCGATGAAGCAGATGCAGCAGCAGCTCTCGGGCATGGTGCGGGACTTCAAGGAGTCGGCCGAATCCATCGCAACGGCCTCGCGCGAGATCGCCGCGGGCAACAACGACCTGTCGCAGCGCACGGAGCAGCAGGCGGCATCGCTGGAAGAAACGGCGTCGAGCATGGAGGAGCTGACCAGCACCGTGCGCCAGAACGCGGACAACGCGCGGCAGGCGAGCGGCCTGGCGGCGAACGCATCGGAGACGGCGGTGCGCGGCGGCGAGGTGGTCGGGCGCGTGGTGCACACGATGGAAGAGATCAACGAAGCGTCGCGCAAGATCGTCGACATCATCGGCGTGATCGAAGGCATTGCGTTCCAGACCAACATCCTGGCGCTGAACGCGGCGGTGGAAGCCGCGCGGGCAGGCGAGCAGGGCCGCGGCTTTGCGGTGGTGGCGGGCGAGGTGCGCAGCCTGGCGCAGCGCAGCGCGAACGCGGCCAAGGAGATCAAGGGCCTGATCGGCGACACGGTGGCGCGCGTGGACAACGGCACGGCGCTGGTGGGCCAGGCCGGGACGACGATGGACGAGATCGTGCAGGCAGTGAAGCGCGTGACGGACATCATGGGCGAGATCAGCGCGGCGTCGGCGGAGCAGAGCTCGGGCATCGAGCAGGTGAACCAGGCGGTAGCGCAGATGGATGAGGTGACGCAGCAGAACGCGGCACTGGTGGAGCAGGCCGCGGCAGCCGCGGGCTCGCTCCAGGACCAGGCCGGCCGCTTGCAGACGGTGGTTGCCACATTCCGCCTGGCGGCGGACGGTACGCCCGCTGCGGCCCGCCTGGAGCAGGCGTCTGCGGTCCGGACGGCAGTCCGGCCGTCCGGCAAGGCCCGGCCGCAACCAGCGCGCAAGATTGCCTCTGGCAAGGAGGGCGCGGCAGCCGCTGCGACGGCACACGATGCCGCCAGTGAGCCGATGACCCAGCCGGCCGCAGCTGTCCACGCGGCACCGCGCCCGGCCGTGCTTGCCGCCGCGGATAACGGAGACTGGAGCGCATTCTGAGCCCCGGCGGGCGGCAATCCGTTGCAACGGATTGCCGCCCGTCTTCGCCTTCAAAGCCATGAAAACCAATATCACCCTGGCCTTGTCGCCAGACGACATGGCCAGGCTGCGCAGGGATTACGACGACTTTGTCAGCCTGTCGACCGGTTTTGACAAAGACTTCCTGCCGCCTGAGTTCAATGACTTCCTGCGGGCGCGGCTGATCCAGCACGATGGTCCGTTGACCGAGCGTGCGGTCATGCGCTTGCTGGCCAGCGGCGAGTATGGCTGGGCGCGCAAGGTGTTCGACAAGCAGCTGCCCAATGCCCTCTCGTCGCTGATGCGTGATGCGCGGCGTTTTGGCTTTGGCCTGGCCGTCCAGTCGGACTGGACACCGCAACAGCGGTACGAACATGCGCGGGAATGGGCCGCGCAGGTGCTGGCCGAATGCGGTGCCGATGCAGCATTTACCGATGCGCTTGCTTCCCAGGTTGCCGCTTCGGCAGAAGACGTCAAAGTGCTGGAGGAGCGCATGCGCACGCCGGCATGGGTGCTGGCGGAAAGCCTGAGGCAGCGCGCCTATGACCTGATGTACGCGTTGCAGACTGAGGAAAACGAGACACTGGGGCGTTCGCGCGTCGGAGAGTTGCGGGCCACGCTGACGCTGGCCCTGCAGTATGGGTCGATCCAGCTCGATGAAGCCAACCGCGTACTCGAACAGGCTGCGCGCGCGCGACCTCATCTGTTCCAGGAGACGCCCGACGATGTCTTTGCGCGGCTTGCCGCGTGGCTGCGGAGATTATTCAGTTCGCCGCATTCCAGTTCGTCAATAGTGGAATCCCGCTAGACGACGCGCTGTCAGCGAATGCAATGACTTAACCGTTGCAGTGTTGTGTTACATCAAATGTTGCAAGGCCGATTTGTTACAAAATTCGGTCAGCCATGTATCTTTCGTGCGACATTGGGGTTTCCCCCGCGTAAGTAGGGATTGGCATTGCGGGCGGATTGCCGATATAAACGTAACAGTTTCACTTACACTCTGTAACATTTGTAACGAATTGGTGCCGAGCAGTGAGTGCAATCGGGCTGAAGTTCCTTTTGTCGTACGTAGTACCCGTCTGATACGCATGTAAACGATCTGGTCGCCGGCAGCCCCCTACAGGGACGCCGGTAAGCGCCGGACAAGCGCAAGGCGGGTTTTTGGTAGCGGGGAAAAATTGGAAAGCAGTGAAGTTCTCCAGGAGATCAGGGAGGTCAACCTCGCCTATCTGCTGCTCGCGCAACGCCTGGTGCGGGAAAACCAGGTCGAAGCCATGTTCAGGCTTGGTGTCAGCAAGGAAATCGCGGACATTCTCGCCAAGCTGACGTCGGCGCAACTTGTGAAGCTCGCGGCATCGAACATGGTGCTGTGCAGGTTCCGCTTTGACGACCATGCGCTCCTGTCCACACTCACCCACACGGCCAAGAGCCACGATATGCAGCAGATGCACGCTGCGATCCTGCTTGCCCGTCAGCCTGTGGAGTCGCTCAATTGACCGCGCTCCTGCAGGCCCCTGCGGCGCGCAGCATTGCCTGCGCGCCCGTCCCCAGCCGCAAGAGCGTACTTCAGGATGCCAACCAGACCCAGCTCGCCATCGAGCTGATCGGCCTGGGTGCGCGCCTGCAAGTGCTTGAGGCCGAGACCACGCTCTCGCGCGACCGGCTGATCCGCCTCTACAAGGAGCTGCGCGGCGTTTCACCGCCCAAGGGCATGCTCCCGTTCTCGACAGACTGGTTCACGACCTGGCTGCCGAATATCCACTCGTCGTTGTTCTTCTCGGCGTACCAGTTCATGGTGCAGGAAGGCGAGACCGTGGGTATTCGCGCCGTGGTGGCCGCGTACCGGCTGTATCTCGAGCATGTTTCGCTGCTCGGCGGCGAAATAGTCTTAAGTTTCACCCGTGCCTGGACGTTAGTACGGTTTTTCGAGAGCAATATGCTGCAGCTTTCCAGTTGCACGTGTTGCGGCGGAAAGTTCGTCACGCACGCCTATGAGCCGCACGCGAACTTCGTGTGCAGCCTGTGCCGTCCGCCATCGCGTGCCGGGAAGGTGAAGAAGCCCTCGAAGAACGCCGCCGCCTTGCAGACCGAAGCCTGATCCTGGTTGAGGTCCGCCTGGCTGGCAAGCTGCGCAGCACCGGCGGACCGGATCTCCAGTCCGCCCGTGCAACGGGCAATCGTGCGTGACTGACGCGCTTTTTTGACGGGGATCCGATCGTGCTAGTAGTTCTTGGCTATATCGTCGTGGTTGCGGCGGTGCTTGGCGGTTATGCCATGACCGGCGGCCACATGGGCGCGCTGTATCAACCGGCGGAGCTTCTGATCATCGGTGGCGCGGCCATCGGTGCATTCATCGCCACCAACACCACCAAGGCCCTCAAGGCAACGCTCAAGGCGCTGCCTGGCCTGTTCAAGAGTTCCAAGTACAAGAAGGAACTGTACCTGGACGTCATGTCGCTGCTGTACGTGCTGCTGTCCAAGGCGCGTCGCGAAGGCATCCTGTTCCTCGAGAAGGAAATCGCCGACCCGGCTGCGAGCAGCGTGTTCAGCCAGTACCCGCGCATCCTGTCCGATCCCGTCGTGATGGAGTTCCTGACGGATTACCTGCGCATGATGGTCAACGGCAACATGAATGCGTTCGAGATCGAGGCCCTGATGGACCACGAGATCGAAACCTTCCGCCACGAGGCCGAGATTCCCGCTCATGCGCTGTCGCGCGTCGGCGACGCGCTGCCGGCCTTCGGCATCGTGGCGGCGGTGATGGGCGTGGTGCACGCGCTGGCTTCGGCGGATCTGCCGCCGGCCGAACTCGGCGCGCTGATCGCCCACGCCATGGTCGGTACGTTCCTGGGTATCTTGCTGGCCTACGGCTTCGTTTCGCCGCTGGCATCGCGCATCGAACTGCAGGTGTCGGAGAACGTCAAGGTCTACGAGTGCATCAAGGTCGTCCTGCTGGCTTCGCTCAATGGCTACGCGCCGCTGGTTGCCGTTGAGTTCGGCCGCAAGGTGCTGTACTCCACGGTGCGGCCGTCGTTCCTGGAGCTGGACGACCACGTCCGCGAAGTCAAGAGCCTGAGCTGATCCTGCCGAGCCAACGTCATGAGCAGCGCAAACGATATGCGTCCTATCATCGTCCGCAGGGCGAAGTCGCACGCCAGGCCACATGGCAACCACAGCTGGAAGATTGCCTACGCCGACTTCATGACGGCGATGATGGCGCTCTTCCTTGTGCTGTGGCTGCTGTCCAGTGCCAACAAGAAGACCCTCGAAGGGATTGCCGAATACTTCCGCATGCCGTTGAAGGTGGCGGTTGTCGGCGGTGAGAAAAGCAGCCAGTCGCCCAGCGTGATTCCGGGCGGCGGCCTGGACGTGATGCGCAAGGACGGCGAAGTCGCGCGTGCGCACGACAACGACCCGTCCGCCGAGCAGCGCCGCAACGAGTTCCAGGAGGCGCAGCGCCTGCGCGCGTTGAAGCACCGGCTCGAGGAGATCATCGAGAACAACCCGATGCTCAAGCAGTTCCGCCCGCAACTGCTGCTCGACATCACCAGCGAAGGGCTGCGCATCCAGATCCTCGATACGCAGAACCGCCCGATGTTCCGTACCGGCCGCGCAGAGGTGGAGCCGTATATGCGCGCCATCCTGCGCGAGATCGGTCCTGTGCTCAACGAACTGCCCAACAAGGTCAGCCTTTCCGGCCATACGGATGCCGCCAACTATTCCAACGGCGAGCGCACCTACAGCAACTGGGAACTGTCCAGCGATCGTGCCAACGCCTCGCGCCGCGAGCTGGTTGCCGGTGGCATGCAGGAAGGCAAGGTGCTGCGCGTGCTGGGGCTGGCGGCCACCATGCCGCTGGACAAGAGCGACCTGCTGGCACCGGTGAACCGGCGAATCAGCATCGTGGTGCTGAACCAGAAGGCGCAGGCCAGGTTCGAGGCGGAGAACGCCAGCGCAGCGGAGGTCACGGTGCAGGCCCAGGCCGGCAAGGCCGCCAGCGCGATGCAGGAAGGGTTGGCCGCGTCCGCACCGGCGGCGCCGAAGGCAAAGATGGAATGATGCATCGCTGCCTTGCACGGCAGCGATGCTTAGCGCAGTAACCAAGTGAGTCAGGACGCCAATGTCTGTCGATATCGATATCACACAGTTTTACCAGACCTTCTTTGAAGAGGCGGAAGAACTGCTCGTTGAAATGGAGCAGTTGCTGCTCGGCCTGGACATCGAGTCGCCCGACCCGGAAGACCTCAACGCGATCTTCCGTGCCGCGCACTCGATCAAGGGCGGCGCGGCCACCTTCGGGTTCGCGGCGCTGACCGAAACCACGCATATCTTCGAGAACCTGCTGGACCGTACGCGCCGCCAGGAACTGGCATTGTCCAGGACCATCATCGACACCTTTCTGGAAACCAAGGACGTGTTGCAAGATCAGCTCAACGCCTACCGAAACGGTACCGAACCCGATCCGGAAACGCTGGCGCGCATCTGCGCCGTGCTGCAGCAGCTTGCCCAGGAGGCAAATGGCCAGGCCGCACCCGCACCGGCACCTGTCGCCGCGGCTGCACCCGTGGCGGCGCCCGCCGCTCCTGCTGCCGGCGGTGGCCTGAAGGTCCGGTTGATCAAGGTGTCCGCCGCCGACCAGGCGCTGCTGCGCGAAGAGCTTGCCAACCTCGGCGAGATCACCGGCCAGCAGGAAGAGAACGGCGAACTGGTGATCTGGCTCAACAGCCAGTGCGGCGCCGACGACATCATCGCGGTCTGCTGCTTCGTGATCGATGCCGACCAGATCGTGGTCGAGGCGGCCGGCGCATCGGCTGCGGCCGCCGAGCCGGCAGCGGCGCCCGCCGCGGCACCGACGCCGGCTCCGGCCGCACCGGCAGCCGCCGCGCCGGCCGCACCCGCGGCCAAGGAGAAGGAAAAGGCCAAACCGGCCGCCGCCGCCGCGCACAACCAGGAATCCGGTTCGATCCGCGTGCCGACCGAGAAGGTCGACCAGATCATCAACCTGGTGGGCGAACTGGTCATTACCCAGTCGATGCTGGCGCAGACCGCGTCCTCGCTCGACCCGGTGCTGTTCGACCGCCTGTTCTCCGGCATGGGCCAGCTCGAGCGCAATGCGCGCGACCTGCAGGAGGCCGTGATGTCCATCCGCATGATGCCGATGGACTATGTGTTCTCGCGCTTCCCGCGCCTGGTGCGCGACCTGGCCGGCAAGCTCGGCAAGCAGATCGACCTGGTGACGTTCGGCAAGGCGACCGAGCTCGACAAGAGCCTGATCGAACGCATCATCGACCCGCTGACCCACCTGGTGCGCAACAGCCTGGACCACGGCATCGAGACGCCGGACAAGCGCGTGGCCGCGGGCAAGAACCCGACC from the Cupriavidus sp. WKF15 genome contains:
- a CDS encoding response regulator — its product is MPPRSVPSILVVDDSPSLRRMIAACLRAGGYEVTEAADGDQAQALAMEASFDMLLTDQIMPGMDGLTLIRNLRATERYAGIPILMLTTEADERIRVQARDAGASGFLPKPFDPEQLMAAVAALGS
- a CDS encoding methyl-accepting chemotaxis protein, with translation MHWFNQLRVTTRLVGGFLAVSVIGAVMGLLGVINMGRMAEWTDKIYNNDLQALKAVQDANINLVYASRAQIALLSASTMGERSMEKEQIVKSLGLMDERIKQVASSVTLSKGKALLQQYEALSPAFHQRMSKYVELVSKQPLDTSQFESTVFSESAELLKDSRALEDIMAQMVKRRDERARGNMEEAHSVYASTRLWMLALVLGGLAVSVVFGLFLARALSRQLGGEPGYAVDIAKRIADGDFSAEVKTRAGDRDSLVHAMKQMQQQLSGMVRDFKESAESIATASREIAAGNNDLSQRTEQQAASLEETASSMEELTSTVRQNADNARQASGLAANASETAVRGGEVVGRVVHTMEEINEASRKIVDIIGVIEGIAFQTNILALNAAVEAARAGEQGRGFAVVAGEVRSLAQRSANAAKEIKGLIGDTVARVDNGTALVGQAGTTMDEIVQAVKRVTDIMGEISAASAEQSSGIEQVNQAVAQMDEVTQQNAALVEQAAAAAGSLQDQAGRLQTVVATFRLAADGTPAAARLEQASAVRTAVRPSGKARPQPARKIASGKEGAAAAATAHDAASEPMTQPAAAVHAAPRPAVLAAADNGDWSAF
- a CDS encoding PAS domain-containing methyl-accepting chemotaxis protein, which produces MRNNQPVTQNEYKLSPDDYLISRTDLKGRITFANRTFVEASGFSAQELMGAPHNLVRHPDMPPEAFADLWQNIQAGRSWVGVVKNRRKNGDYYWVSATVTPTHVDGRLMGYTSVRSMATPEQIKAASAAYASFREGRAHGLAIREGAVVRTGLAGLFGRLTRLNLRRRILWSQAGGLVWFLAALLAAEAFGGAAVASVRPWLWGGFALAVATAFVTGTMLLSRVHRPVSEMLDFALRMGAGDLTTSFEHRAGDEVGALAQAMQTMQRSLLSVVHEIQEGMASISTATRQVAAGNNDLSQRTEQQAASLEETASSMEELTSTVRQNADNARQASGLAANASETAVRGGEVVGRVVHTMEEINEASRKIVDIIGVIEGIAFQTNILALNAAVEAARAGEQGRGFAVVAGEVRSLAQRSANAAKEIKGLIGDTVARVDNGTALVGQAGTTMDEIVQAVKRVTDIMGEISAASAEQSSGIEQVNQAVAQMDEVTQQNAALVEQAAAAAGALEEQAGRLRDAVATFRVSMQAEVRPQRPRRTDKAQAPNLAQA
- the motB gene encoding flagellar motor protein MotB, which codes for MSSANDMRPIIVRRAKSHARPHGNHSWKIAYADFMTAMMALFLVLWLLSSANKKTLEGIAEYFRMPLKVAVVGGEKSSQSPSVIPGGGLDVMRKDGEVARAHDNDPSAEQRRNEFQEAQRLRALKHRLEEIIENNPMLKQFRPQLLLDITSEGLRIQILDTQNRPMFRTGRAEVEPYMRAILREIGPVLNELPNKVSLSGHTDAANYSNGERTYSNWELSSDRANASRRELVAGGMQEGKVLRVLGLAATMPLDKSDLLAPVNRRISIVVLNQKAQARFEAENASAAEVTVQAQAGKAASAMQEGLAASAPAAPKAKME
- a CDS encoding chemotaxis protein CheW, yielding MKHIDKVEGAGEEFLTFTLGREEYGVDILKVQEIRGYESVTQIANAPDYIKGVINLRGKIVPIIDLRIKFRQDKVSYDQYTVVIIVDLSDRTTGIVVDGVSDVLTLSPDQIRPTPHFTSELATDYIRGLGSVDQRMLILVNIEKLLNTEELAALETLS
- a CDS encoding DUF4088 family protein translates to MKTNITLALSPDDMARLRRDYDDFVSLSTGFDKDFLPPEFNDFLRARLIQHDGPLTERAVMRLLASGEYGWARKVFDKQLPNALSSLMRDARRFGFGLAVQSDWTPQQRYEHAREWAAQVLAECGADAAFTDALASQVAASAEDVKVLEERMRTPAWVLAESLRQRAYDLMYALQTEENETLGRSRVGELRATLTLALQYGSIQLDEANRVLEQAARARPHLFQETPDDVFARLAAWLRRLFSSPHSSSSIVESR
- a CDS encoding bifunctional diguanylate cyclase/phosphodiesterase yields the protein MIALSTALLLLAALLGVAAVLGGRQARAGAGGSRPLRTLSWFAALSSQLTVGLPFVVVIGAGGVPAANETAQMAGAFAVAAAATSAGKLLFDWLKQGARLWRGAAIASALAGAGLVAVAGTRLGRVCGTASMTARACIDAAGLPHPAWLAGGLTALCAVMFLVHRAQSRGWVAGPRRNEPGVADDLSDDAAGALRVVESRQIRRSGRIPGRLVVRPGARGQGTVAEYSVATAMPDRIAFGRWLDQAIAQARLAEGSCAVLLIHVADFREVDEVFEVRADDILAQDAGALAQAALEPHDFLARLARDEFAVGVPELVHHGRAQELGSRVLGSLAEFVAARGLQMQIGVNIGIAIYPRDANTSESLMQAARVSLSEARESGSNQVRLFNSAAGERARRTRVIRRDLWTAIQDDVLSLQFQPKFDARRRILVGAEALCRWRHPALGQVSPAEFIAVAEQSSQIDKLDDWVIASVCRYVRQWQDAGLPLVPVAINVSGLRFASRNFPQYLLEQIHQHDIPPSAITLEITETAAMKDIGKSLETLAELQSLGIQVALDDFGSGYSSLGYLKRLRVGTLKIDRTLIGGLDADTQGRAIVGSMVALAHELRMKVVAEGVESLSQLDILNEMGCDEVQGFLLSLPLDAAGFGEALEQKAAAKEVLAVR
- the motA gene encoding flagellar motor stator protein MotA, which gives rise to MLVVLGYIVVVAAVLGGYAMTGGHMGALYQPAELLIIGGAAIGAFIATNTTKALKATLKALPGLFKSSKYKKELYLDVMSLLYVLLSKARREGILFLEKEIADPAASSVFSQYPRILSDPVVMEFLTDYLRMMVNGNMNAFEIEALMDHEIETFRHEAEIPAHALSRVGDALPAFGIVAAVMGVVHALASADLPPAELGALIAHAMVGTFLGILLAYGFVSPLASRIELQVSENVKVYECIKVVLLASLNGYAPLVAVEFGRKVLYSTVRPSFLELDDHVREVKSLS
- the flhD gene encoding flagellar transcriptional regulator FlhD, translated to MESSEVLQEIREVNLAYLLLAQRLVRENQVEAMFRLGVSKEIADILAKLTSAQLVKLAASNMVLCRFRFDDHALLSTLTHTAKSHDMQQMHAAILLARQPVESLN
- the flhC gene encoding flagellar transcriptional regulator FlhC, translating into MTALLQAPAARSIACAPVPSRKSVLQDANQTQLAIELIGLGARLQVLEAETTLSRDRLIRLYKELRGVSPPKGMLPFSTDWFTTWLPNIHSSLFFSAYQFMVQEGETVGIRAVVAAYRLYLEHVSLLGGEIVLSFTRAWTLVRFFESNMLQLSSCTCCGGKFVTHAYEPHANFVCSLCRPPSRAGKVKKPSKNAAALQTEA